The following proteins come from a genomic window of Rutidosis leptorrhynchoides isolate AG116_Rl617_1_P2 chromosome 10, CSIRO_AGI_Rlap_v1, whole genome shotgun sequence:
- the LOC139871323 gene encoding gamma conglutin 1-like — MQLFLQLLVIIVTLIISHEHEAKAAFVPPYSSVVMPVTKHTDATKPLYSVQIMTKYVNLQYLHANFLIDLDAPFIWHNCILQWNSFPGSCPNDTLCTYPVSCEEYQCTDVRTTYSYPNTPSCPPVNNDSTIPGWGYCTCPVDVVNPVTGSCNQALLNYDEFTVNTSNGRNVFDGLYGFYPNAACVDSSSFSSFPANVSGVMALSSSPYALPAYLFEPLKRIVALCLPSNVSAPGALLYGNSSYNLLPQSNVDVRSYLSFTPLLKHNDSFGYFINVNSIVIKARFIDVPTNTTARISTTEPYTTLRTDIYNGVVRRFAKVTQRIPLAKPVAPFGHCYNTSNLVSVKVPDIDFGVQGGKNWIISTANSIKQITKDVACLAFVDGGATSEPAIVIGTFQFEDNFLLFDLENSIFGYSSSLLRKQTSCSNFNFTLTPSP; from the coding sequence ATGCAACTCTTTTTACAACTACTCGTTATCATTGTAACCTTAATCATTTCTCATGAACATGAAGCCAAAGCCGCTTTCGTACCACCTTACTCCTCCGTTGTTATGCCCGTTACCAAACATACAGATGCCACTAAGCCTCTTTACAGCGTTCAAATCATGACAAAATACGTAAACTTACAATACTTACACGCAAACTTCCTTATAGACCTCGACGCACCATTCATATGGCACAACTGCATTCTACAATGGAACAGTTTCCCAGGTAGTTGTCCTAACGACACGCTTTGTACTTACCCCGTGTCGTGCGAAGAATACCAATGCACTGATGTTCGAACCACTTACTCGTATCCAAACACCCCTTCTTGCCCACCCGTTAACAACGACTCAACCATACCCGGTTGGGGTTACTGTACTTGTCCAGTCGACGTGGTTAACCCCGTTACTGGTTCGTGTAACCAAGCGTTACTCAACTACGATGAATTCACGGTTAATACAAGTAACGGTAGAAACGTTTTCGATGGTTTATACGGTTTTTACCCTAACGCTGCTTGTGTCGATTCTTCGTCATTTTCATCGTTCCCCGCGAATGTTTCGGGTGTCATGGCGCTTTCGTCTTCACCTTACGCGTTGCCAGCTTATTTATTCGAACCGCTTAAACGAATCGTAGCGTTATGTCTACCTAGTAATGTGTCTGCTCCTGGTGCACTTTTATACGGAAACAGTTCTTATAATCTTCTTCCACAGTCAAACGTTGACGTAAGAAGTTATCTTTCGTTTACTCCGTTACTGAAACATAACGATTCGTTTGGATATTTTATCAATGTGAATTCGATTGTTATAAAAGCGAGATTTATTGATGTACCAACGAATACAACTGCGAGAATAAGTACAACTGAGCCTTACACTACTCTAAGAACCGATATTTATAACGGTGTGGTTCGGAGGTTTGCAAAGGTTACGCAAAGGATCCCTCTTGCAAAACCGGTTGCACCGTTTGGTCATTGTTATAACACGTCTAACCTGGTTAGTGTGAAAGTTCCGGATATTGATTTTGGTGTACAAGGTGGGAAGAACTGGATTATATCGACGGCTAACTCGATTAAGCAAATAACGAAAGATGTAGCGTGTTTAGCGTTTGTTGATGGTGGTGCTACAAGTGAACCTGCAATTGTGATCGGAACGTTTCAGTTTGAGGATAACTTTCTGTTGTTTGATTTAGAGAACTCGATTTTTGGGTATAGTTCTTCATTGTTGCGTAAGCAGACTTCGTGCTCAAACTTTAACTTTACGCTTACTCCTAGCCCTTGA
- the LOC139872650 gene encoding chitinase CLP-like, which yields MISFIKLTLFILAFISQHLITTAKYKYPFTSAVAQVYKHTDAVKPLYSVDVMTAYVNTEYKHAKLLIDINAPFTWHDCIVKSPRDQCPSNKLCAYPVGCDEYPCDDVRTTYSYKNPSCSQATPNPILPGWGQCTCPVNVVNPVTGSCDQAVLEFDSFTFNTSNGRNTIYGDYGFNPNGRNTVNGQYGVNPSAACAPSSSFQSFPKDVSGVMAFSISKHALPTYLSTPLKNILSLCLPSMLSSPGVLFYGIGPYYFFPQSNVDVRRYLSYTPLQKHPDSFGYFIGVNSIVIKKRSINITANTITKISTIDPYTTLRTDIYNQVVRRFAKVTKRIPTATPIAPFGLCYKASSNDTKVNIKVPNIDFGLQDGVTWTITTANSMKQMTKDVACLAFVDGGATSEPAIVIGAFQFEDNFVMFNLENSTFGFSSSLLSKKTSCSNFNFTNI from the coding sequence ATGATTTCATTCATAAAGCTAACCCTTTTCATTTTAGCCTTCATCTCTCAGCATCTCATAACAACTGCAAAATATAAATATCCATTCACTTCCGCAGTTGCCCAAGTTTACAAACATACCGATGCTGTTAAACCTCTATATAGCGTCGATGTCATGACAGCATACGTAAACACGGAATATAAGCATGCAAAACTCCTTATAGACATTAATGCTCCTTTCACATGGCACGATTGCATCGTCAAATCGCCTCGAGACCAATGTCCATCGAACAAACTTTGTGCATATCCCGTTGGATGTGATGAATATCCATGTGATGATGTCAGAACCACGTACTCATACAAGAACCCTTCTTGCTCACAAGCAACGCCAAATCCGATATTACCTGGTTGGGGTCAATGTACTTGTCCGGTCAATGTGGTCAACCCCGTTACTGGATCATGTGATCAAGCCGTACTTGAATTCGACTCGTTCACATTTAACACAAGTAACGGGAGAAATACTATTTATGGAGACTATGGCTTTAACCCTAACGGAAGAAATACTGTTAATGGACAATATGGTGTTAACCCTAGCGCTGCGTGTGCTCCTTCTTCTTCATTTCAATCGTTCCCGAAAGATGTTAGTGGTGTAATGGCGTTTTCAATCTCTAAACACGCGTTACCAACTTATTTATCGACCCCACTTAAAAACATATTATCTCTATGTTTGCCTAGCATGTTATCTAGTCCCGGGGTTCTATTTTATGGAATTGGTCCGTATTACTTTTTTCCTCAATCGAATGTTGATGTAAGGAGATATCTTTCTTATACTCCGTTACAAAAGCATCCAGATTCATTTGGGTACTTTATCGGTGTCAATAGCATTGTGATTAAAAAGAGATCAATCAACATTACTGCGAATACAATTACCAAGATAAGTACAATTGACCCTTATACCACGTTAAGAACCGACATTTATAATCAAGTTGTAAGAAGGTTTGCAAAGGTTACAAAGCGAATCCCTACTGCAACGCCAATCGCACCATTTGGTCTTTGTTACAAGGCCTCTAGTAATGATACGAAAGTCAATATAAAAGTACCTAATATTGATTTTGGTCTACAAGATGGAGTGACGTGGACAATAACCACGGCTAACTCCATGAAGCAAATGACAAAAGATGTTGCGTGCCTTGCGTTTGTTGATGGTGGTGCAACGAGTGAGCCTGCAATCGTGATCGGGGCGTTTCAGTTTGAGGACAACTTTGTGATGTTTAATTTAGAGAATTCGACTTTTGGGTTTAGTTCGTCGTTGCTATCTAAGAAGACTTCATGTTCAAATTTCAACTTTACCAATATCTAA